The proteins below come from a single Clarias gariepinus isolate MV-2021 ecotype Netherlands chromosome 17, CGAR_prim_01v2, whole genome shotgun sequence genomic window:
- the emsy gene encoding BRCA2-interacting transcriptional repressor EMSY, translating to MIQQEKPQLPATMPVVWPTLLDLSRDDCKRILRKLELEAYAGVISALRAQGDLTKDKKDLLGELTKVLSISTERHRAEVRRAVNDERLTTIAYHMSGPNSSSEWSIEGRRLVPLMPRLVPQTAFTVTANAVASATAHQNSSLLLPAETGNKEVVVCYSYTSTTATPSSVSAPSASVAAAAVKSPRPTSPASNVVVLPSGSTVYVKSVSCSDEDEKPRKRRRTNSSGSSPVLLKEVPKVTPPTTKSITVPVSGSPKMSNLMQSITNSLPPHMSPVKITFTKPSTQATNTTTQKVIIVTTSAGSSFVPNILSKSHNYAAVSKLVSSSAGTSSVQKQTMVISAGTTTAPGPVAVTTVVSSTPTMVMSTVAQTGSTAAVKVATARMPSPKALVASPSQLLQFPKQQQQQPQQTVPPKGLSASPLSSSTQTTSTVSAPKPTIQIKQESGVKIITQQMQPSKILPKPSSAAMPSSSSGPIMVVSSNGAIMTTKLVSTPTGTQATYTRPSVTPSIGARMATSPAGTTYVKTTSGSIITVVPKSLATLGGKIISTNMVSGTTTKITTIPMTSKPNVIVVQKTTGKGTTIQGLPGKNVVTTLLNAGGEKALQAVPGAKPAIITASRPITKMIVTQPKSLGSAVQPSTTTKLIPTKIVYGQQGKTQVLIKPKPMAFQATVVSEQARQLVSETLQQVTRGPEAAVIPGSSQEGAPKDDSPTYMESSPTSSDNTHDTQSVVHVISSRAQEWTEQEVSVEASPTIIYQDISGEAQSATSTIKALLELQQTTAKEKAEAKPRQHTIDLSQMAVPIQMPTERRQSPEPSGQAAGEPEIPAEATGKSGKVAAGGEVTTSCSQSPSLSSTVKSSNTPASTSSSSSITAQAGALKPLEEQAIVEEGELEGDTLDPQTGLFYRSVNPSTPPPPPPPPPPLQQHRTPTHPLSKPVVLSISTPTKSTLSQTEVSKISPSPRPPVPAVTARADKPPVSPASSLSAPSASGIQHTPPKPVHTPQLPRLQQAPSSHHRPNTHTQLSQPPPLQAHHPIASDKTASSSSSQVQQPIITQGAAVTKITFGAPPVSSSSGEAAVKLQAESSSEKPGVSDILKISMMEAEIEPGTEAVVVDSSSDCGAFSKAASTSPHISSSKHTHTTFGRIQKNKDLDVIQVIPQYSIMPDSSQSNVVVEPSGFLEITDYTSQRLDDEATLDQEVDSSNDEGAAPSPMETCADQSQ from the exons ATGATTCAGCAGGAGAAGCCTCAGCTGCCTGCCACCATGCCGGTGGTGTGGCCTACGCTTCTCGACCTCAGCCGAGATGATTGTAAACGAATCCTGCGCAAGCTCG AGCTGGAGGCATATGCCGGCGTGATCAGTGCACTTCGTGCCCAGGGTGATCTCACCAAAGACAAGAAAGACCTACTCGGGGAACTTACTAAAGTATTGAG CATCTCAACCGAGCGGCATCGTGCAGAGGTGCGGCGTGCAGTGAACGATGAGCGTCTCACTACCATCGCATACCA CATGTCTGGGCCAAACAGCTCCTCGGAGTGGTCTATTGAAGGACGAAGGCTGGTCCCCCTGATGCCCAGGCTGGTGCCTCAAACAGCTTTTACAGTCACAGCCAATGCAGTAGCTAGTGCCACGGCACATCAGAACTCTTCCCTACTTCTTCCTGCAGAGACCGGCAACAAAGAAG TGGTGGTATGTTACTCGTATACCAGCACTACAGCGACGCCCTCTAGTGTATCTGCCCCCAGTGCCAGTGTAGCAGCAGCAGCCGTCAAGTCGCCTCGGCCTACGAGTCCTGCCTCCAATGTGGTAGTGCTGCCCAGCGGGAGCACTGTGTATGTGAAGA gtGTAAGTTGCTCTGACGAGGATGAAAAGCCTCGCAAACGTCGGCGCACAAACTCCTCAGGCTCTTCACCCGTCCTGTTAAAGGAGGTGCCTAAGGTGACCCCGCCCACCACAAAGAGCATCACGGTGCCGGTGAGCGGCAGCCCGAAGATGAGCAACCTGATGCAGAGCATCACAAACTCGCTACCACCCCACATGTCCCCAGTGAAAATCACCTTCACCAAGCCAAGCACACAGGCCACTAACACCACCACCCAGAAG GTCATCATTGTTACAACCTCTGCAGGCTCCAGCTTTGTTCCCAACATCCTCTCCAAGTCTCATAACTATGCAGCAGTGTCGAAGCTGGTGTCTAGCTCTGCAGGCACATCATCTGTTCAGAAGCAGACCATGGTGATTTCAGCCGGCACCACCACTGCCCCCGGCCCTGTTGCTGTGACAACTGTGGTGTCCTCCACTCCTACGATGGTCATGTCCACTGTGGCTCAAA CTGGCTCCACAGCAGCAGTGAAGGTGGCCACAGCGAGAATGCCCTCCCCCAAAGCTCTGGTGGCTTCTCCCTCTCAGCTCCTCCAGTTCCCcaagcagcaacagcagcagccgCAGCAGACAGTTCCACCCAAAGGCTTGTCTGCGTCTCCGCTCTCGTCCTCCACTCAAACCACCAGCACAGTGTCGGCACCCAAACCCACCATACAGATCAAACAGGAGTCAG GTGTGAAGATCATCACCCAGCAGATGCAGCCGAGTAAGATTCTGCCGAAGCCCTCGAGCGCAGCCATGCCGAGTAGCAGCTCCGGACCCATCATGGTGGTGAGCAGCAACGGAGCCATCATGACCACAAAGCTGGTCTCCACCCCGACAG ggACCCAGGCTACATACACCCGGCCCTCAGTCACACCATCCATCGGCGCTCGAATGGCCACGTCACCTGCTGGGACCACATACGTCAAAACCACCAGCGGCAGCATTATTACAGTCGTTCCCAAGTCTCTCGCTACGCTGGGCGGAAAGATCATCAGCACCAACATGGTTTCCG GCACCACTACGAAGATCACCACCATTCCCATGACCTCCAAACCCAATGTCATCGTGGTGCAGAAAACCACTGGGAAAGGAACCACCATTCAGGGCTTACCTGGCAAGAATGTGGTCACCACACTGCTAAATGCTGGA GGAGAGAAAGCTTTGCAGGCTGTCCCGGGAGCAAAGCCTGCAATCATCACTGCGTCTCGGCCCATCACGAAGATGATCGTAACGCAGCCGAAAAGTCTGGGCTCTGCCGTGCAGCCGTCTACCACCACCAAGCTCATCCCAACCAAGATAGTCTACGGTCAGCAGGGCAAGACCCAG GTCCTGATAAAGCCCAAGCCAATGGCGTTCCAGGCGACTGTAGTGAGCGAGCAGGCAAGACAGCTGGTGAGCGAGACGCTGCAGCAGGTGACGCGCGGTCCCGAAGCAGCTGTAATCCCAGGCTCCAGCCAGGAGGGGGCGCCCAAGGATGACTCTCCAACCTACATGGAGAGCAGCCCCACATCTTCAGACAATACTCATG ACACCCAGTCCGTCGTGCACGTCATCAGCTCCAGGGCTCAGGAATGGACAGAACAAGAAGTCTCAGTGGAAGCGAGTCCCACCATCATTTACCAGGACATAAGTGGAGAGGCCCAGTCTGCCACGTCTACCATTAAAGCCCTGCTAGAGCTACAGCAGACCACAG CAAAGGAAAAGGCAGAGGCCAAGCCACGGCAGCACACCATCGATCTGAGTCAGATGGCAGTGCCCATACAGATGCCCACGGAGAGGAGACAGTCTCCTGAACCCTCGGGCCAGGCTGCAGGGGAGCCTGAGATCCCAGCAGAGGCCACAG GTAAATCAGGAAAGGTTGCAGCAGGAGGTGAAGTGACTACATCCTGCAGTCAGTCACCATCTCTCTCTTCCACTGTGAAAAGCTCCAACACTCCCGCTTctaccagcagcagcagctcaaTTACTGCCCAG GCAGGAGCTCTCAAGCCGCTGGAGGAGCAGGCCATAGTGGAGGAGGGAGAACTGGAAGGGGATACGTTGGACCCTCAAACAGGACTGTTCTACAGATCAGTAAATCCATCAACcccacctcctcctccccctcctcctccccctctaCAGCAGCACCGCACCCCCACACACCCCCTTAGCAAGCCAGTAGTGCTCTCTATATCCACGCCCACCAAGTCGACGCTCAGCCAGACCGAGGTCTCCAAAATCAGCCCCAGTCCTAGGCCTCCGGTTCCAGCCGTGACTGCACGTGCAGATAAACCCCCTGTCTCTCCTGCCTCCTCTCTTTCCGCTCCCTCTGCATCTGGAATCCAGCACACTCCTCCCAAACCGGTCCACACGCCGCAGCTGCCCCGATTACAGCAGGCACCAAGTTCACACCATcgacccaacacacacacacagctctccCAGCCCCCACCCCTGCAGGCGCACCATCCCATTGCCTCAGATAAAAcagccagcagcagcagcagccag GTGCAGCAGCCAATCATAACACAAGGAGCAGCAGTCACTAAAATCACATTTGGGGCTCCTCCCGTGTCCAGCAGCAGCGGTGAGGCTGCAGTCAAGCTGCAGGCCGAGTCCAGCTCGGAGAAACCCGGCGTCTCGGACATCCTGAAGATTTCTATGATGGAGGCAGAGATCGAGCCAGGCACCGAGGCAGTGGTGGTGGACTCATCCAGCGACTGTGGTGCTTTCAGCAAAGCCGCCTCCACGTCTCCACACATCAGCAGCtccaaacatacacacaccaccttCGGACGCATCCAGAAGAACAAAGACCTGGACGTTATTCAG GTGATCCCGCAGTACTCCATCATGCCTGATTCGAGCCAGTCAAATGTTGTGGTTGAGCCAAGCGGCTTCCTGGAGATCACCGACTACACCAGCCAGCGCCTAGACGACGAGGCCACACTGGACCAGGAAGTGGACAGCAGTAATGATGAGGGTGCAGCGCCCAGTCCCATGGAGACCTGCGCTGACCAATCACAATGA